One segment of Pan paniscus chromosome 20, NHGRI_mPanPan1-v2.0_pri, whole genome shotgun sequence DNA contains the following:
- the USP29 gene encoding ubiquitin carboxyl-terminal hydrolase 29 has product MISLKVRGFIQIWSQKTGMTKLKEALIETVQRQKEIKLVVTFKSGKFIGIFQLSNNIRSVVLRHCKKRQSHLRLTLKNNVFLFIDKLSYRDAKQLNMFLDIIHQNKSQQPMKSDDDWSVFESRNMLKEIDKTSFYSICNKPSYQKMPLFMSKSPTHVKKGILENQGGKGQNTLSSDLQTNEDILKEYNPVPNKKYKTDSLKYIQSNRKNPSSLEDLEKDRDLKLGPSFNTNCNGNPNLDETVLATQTLNAKNGLTSPLEPEHSQGDPRCNKAQVPLDSHSQQLQQGFPNLGNTCYMNAILQSLFAIPSFADDLLTQGVPWEYIPFEALIMTLTQLLALKDFCSTKIKRELLGNVKKVISAVAEIFSGSMQNDAHEFLGQCLDQLKEDMEKLNAILNTGKECGDENSSPQMHVGSAATKVFVCPVVANFEFELQLSLICKACGHAVLKVEPNNYLSINLHQETKPLPLSIQNSLDLFFKEEELEYNCEMCKQKSCVARRTFSRLSRVLIIHLKRYSFNNSWLLVKNNEQVYIPKSLSLSSYCNESTKPPLPLSSSAPVGKCEVLEVSQEMISEITSPLTPSMKLTSESSDSLVLPIEPDKNADLQRFQRDCGDASQEQHQRDLENGSALESELVHFRDRAIGEKELPVADSLMDQGDISLPVMYEDGGKLISSPDTRLVEVHLQEVPQYPELQKYEKTNTFIEFNFDSVTESTNGFYDCKENRIPEGSQGMAEQLQQCIEESIIEEFLQQAPPPGVRKLDAQEHTEEILNQSTELRLPKADLNHLGALGSDNPGNKNILDTENTRGEAKELTRNVKMGDPLQAYRLISVVSHIGSSPNSGHYISDVYDFQKQAWFTYNDLCVSEISETKMQEARLHSGYIFFYMHNGIFEELLRKAENSRLPSTQAGVIPQGE; this is encoded by the coding sequence ATGATATCTCTAAAGGTACGTGGATTCATCCAAATTTGGAGCCAGAAGACTGGGATGACTAAGCTGAAAGAAGCTCTCATTGAAACAGTGCAGAGACAAAAGGAAATTAAACTGGTGGTCACTTTCAAATCTGGAAAAtttataggaatttttcagctgagCAACAACATTAGAAGTGTGGTCCTTAGACAttgtaaaaaaagacaaagtcacCTGCGTTTAACTTTGAAAAACAACGTGTTCTTGTTTATTGACAAATTATCCTACAGAGATGCTAAACAGTTGAATATGTTTCTGGACATAATCCACCAAAACAAATCTCAGCAACCCATGAAATCTGATGATGATTGGAGTGTGTTTGAAAGCAGGAATATGCTGAAGGAAATTGACAAAACTTCATTTTACAGCATTTGTAACAAGCCAAGTTATCAGAAGATGCCTTTGTTTATGTCGAAATCACCAACACATGTGAAAAAGGGGATATTAGAAAATCAAGGTGGGAAGGGGCAAAACACGCTATCTTCTGATCTGCAGACAAATGAGGACATTCTGAAGGAATATAACCCTGTACCAAACAAGAAATATAAGACAGATTCcttgaaatatatacaaagcaatAGGAAGAACCCATCAAGTTTAGAGGATTTAGAAAAAGATAGAGATTTGAAACTCGGGCCTTCATTCAATACCAACTGTAATGGAAATCCTAACCTAGATGAGACTGTTCTTGCAACCCAGACTCTCAATGCCAAAAATGGTTTGACATCTCCATTGGAACCAGAGCACAGCCAGGGTGACCCGAGATGCAACAAAGCCCAGGTGCCTCTTGACTCTCATTCACAGCAACTGCAGCAGGGGTTCCCCAATTTGGGAAACACCTGTTACATGAATGCAATTTTACAATCGCTATTTGCAATTCCATCTTTTGCTGATGACTTACTCACTCAAGGTGTCCCATGGGAATATATTCCCTTTGAGGCTCTTATTATGACCTTGACCCAGCTGCTTGCTTTGAAAGATTTCTGTAGTACAAAGATCAAGAGAGAATTACTTGGGAATGTTAAAAAAGTCATTTCAGCAGTTGCAGAAATATTTTCTGGCAGCATGCAGAATGATGCTCACGAGTTTTTAGGTCAGTGTTTAGACCAGCTGAAAGAAGACATGGAAAAGTTAAATGCCATTTTGAATACTGGGAAAGAATGTGGGGATGAAAATTCATCTCCACAAATGCATGTTGGTAGTGCTGCCACCAAAGTGTTTGTTTGCCCTGTTGTTGCTAATTTTGAGTTTGAATTGCAGCTCTCCCTTATTTGTAAAGCTTGTGGTCATGCTGTTCTCAAGGTAGAACCTAATAATTATCTCTCCATCAACCTGCACCAAGAAACAAAACCACTTCCTTTGTCCATTCAGAATTCTTTAGatcttttctttaaagaagaaGAGCTTGAATATAACTGTGAGATGTGTAAGCAGAAGAGTTGCGTTGCAAGGCGTACATTTAGTAGGCTCTCCAGGGTCCTTATCATTCATCTGAAACGCTATAGCTTCAACAATTCTTGGTTGCTGGTGAAGAATAACGAGCAAGTTTATATTCCCAAATCTTTAAGTTTATCTTCTTATTGCAATGAAAGCACCAAACCACCTCTTCCCTTGAGCAGTAGTGCACCTGTTGGGAAATGTGAAGTCCTGGAAGTCTCTCAGGAGATGATTTCTGAGATCACCAGCCCATTGACACCATCAATGAAGCTGACCTCAGAATCCAGTGATTCCCTGGTTCTACCCATTGAACCAGACAAGAATGCCGACCTACAAAGATTCCAGAGAGACTGTGGAGATGCAAGCCAAGAGCAGCATCAGAGAGACCTGGAAAATGGCTCTGCACTAGAGTCAGAATTGGTCCACTTTAGAGACAGGGCAATCGGTGAAAAGGAGCTTCCAGTGGCTGACTCACTGATGGACCAGGGAGACATTTCTCTTCCTGTGATGTATGAAGATGGAGGGAAGCTGATCAGCAGCCCAGACACAAGGCTTGTCGAGGTTCATCTTCAAGAGGTGCCTCAATATCCAGAACTTCAGAAGTATGAGAAAACCAATACATTCATAGAGTTCAATTTTGACAGTGTCACTGAGTCCACCAATGGCTTTTATGACTGTAAAGAAAACAGGATTCCAGAAGGATCTCAAGGAATGGCTGAACAGCTCCAGCAGTGTATTGAGGAGAGCATCATAGAGGAATTTCTTCAGCAGGCACCACCTCCAGGTGTTAGGAAGCTGGATGCCCAGGAACATACAGAAGAGATCCTCAATCAGTCTACAGAATTAAGACTTCCAAAGGCTGACCTGAATCACCTTGGGGCACTGGGTTCTGACAACCcaggaaacaaaaacattttagatACAGAGAACACAAGAGGTGAAGCCAAGGAACTAACAAGAAACGTGAAGATGGGGGATCCTCTCCAGGCCTATAGACTCATCAGTGTTGTCAGCCATATCGGGAGCTCCCCAAATTCAGGCCATTACATCAGCGATGTGTATGACTTTCAGAAGCAGGCCTGGTTCACATACAACGATCTATGTGTATCAGAAATCTCAGAGACCAAAATGCAGGAGGCGAGGCTTCACTCTGGGTATATCTTCTTTTACATGCACAATGGGATTTTTGAGGAGCTGTTAAGAAAAGCAGAGAACTCTCGGCTACCTAGCACACAGGCAGGGGTGATCCCTCAGGGGGAATAA
- the ZIM3 gene encoding zinc finger imprinted 3, giving the protein MNNSQGRVTFEDVTVNFTQGEWQRLNPEQRNLYRDVMLENYSNLVSVGQEETTKPDVILRLEQGKEPWSEEEEVLGSGRAEKNGDIGGQIWKPKDVKESLAREVPSINKETLTTQKGVECDGSKKILPLGIDDVSSLQHYVQNNSHDDNGYRKLVGDNPSKFVGQQLKCNACRKLFSSKSRLQSHLRRHACQKPFECHSCGRAFGEKWKLDKHQKTHAEERPYKCENCGNAYKQKSNLFQHQKMHTKEKPYQCKTCGKAFSWKSSCINHEKIHNAKKSYQCNECEKSFRQNSTLIQHKKVHTGQKPFQCTDCGKAFIYKSDLVKHQRIHTGEKPYKCSICEKAFSQKSNVIDHEKIHTGKRAYECDLCGNTFIQKKNLIQHKKIHTGEKPYECNRCGKAFFQKSNLHSHQKTHSGERTYRCSECGKTFIRKLNLSLHKKTHTGQKPYGCSECGKAFADKSYLVRHQKRIHSR; this is encoded by the exons GGAAGAGTGACCTTCGAGGATGTCACTGTGAACTTCACCCAGGGGGAGTGGCAGCGGCTGAATCCTGAACAGAGAAACTTGTACAGGGATGTGATGCTGGAGAATTACAGCAACCTTGTCTCTGTGG GACAAGAGGAAACCACCAAACCCGATGTGATCTTGAGGTTGGAACAAGGAAAGGAGCCATGGTCGGAGGAAGAGGAAGTGCTGGGAAGTGGCCGTGCAG aaaaaaatggggaCATTGGAGGGCAGATTTGGAAGCCAAAGGATGTGAAAGAGAGTCTCGCAAGAGAAGTCCCATCAATCAATAAGGAAACGCTGACTACGCAGAAAGGTGTAGAATGTGACGGATCTAAGAAAATACTTCCACTGGGCATAGATGATGTATCTTCCTTGCAACACTATGTACAAAATAATTCTCACGACGAtaatggatacagaaaattagTTGGCGATAATCCATCCAAATTTGTAGGACAACAACTGAAATGTAATGCCTGTAGAAAGTTATTCAGTTCAAAGTCACGCCTTCAGAGTCACCTGAGGAGGCATGCCTGTCAGAAACCCTTTGAATGTCATAGCTGTGGAAGAGCATTCGGGGAGAAGTGGAAGCTTGATAAACATCAGAAAACTCACGCAGAGGAAAGGCCCTATAAATGTGAGAACTGTGGAAACGCCTACAAGCAGAAGTCAAATCTCTTTCAACATCAGAAAATGCATACTAAAGAGAAACCCTATCAATGTAAGACTTGTGGAAAAGCCTTTTCCTGGAAATCATCCTGCATTAATCATGAGAAAATTCATAATGCCAAGAAATCCTATCAGTGTAATGAATGTGAGAAATCCTTCAGGCAGAACTCAACCCTCATTCAACATAAAAAAGTTCACACTGGACAAAAACCCTTTCAATGTACGGACTGTGGAAAGGCTTTCATTTACAAGTCAGATCTTGTGAAACACCAGAGAATACACAcgggagagaaaccctataaatgtagCATATGTGAGAAGGCCTTTTCCCAGAAATCCAATGTCATCGATCATGAGAAAATTCACACTGGGAAGAGAGCTTACGAGTGTGATCTATGTGGAAATACCTTTATCCAGAAGAAAAACCTCATTCAACATAAAAAAATCCATACTGGGGAAAAGCCCTATGAATGTAACAGATGTGGAAAAGCCTTCTTTCAGAAGTCAAACCTTCATAGCCATCAGAAAACTCATAGCGGAGAGAGGACCTATAGATGTAGTGAATGTGGAAAAACCTTCATCCGGAAATTAAACCTTAGTTTGCATAAAAAAACCCACACTGGACAAAAACCTTACGGATGTTCTGAATGCGGTAAAGCCTTCGCTGACAAGTCATACCTTGTTAGGCACCAGAAAAGAATTCACTCCAGATAG